The following are from one region of the Pseudomonadota bacterium genome:
- a CDS encoding GNAT family N-acetyltransferase, with product MWIIYRHTKGMLYLKIATALHSESCEPHEVYRTLYNNNLSSLWIRPYEMFHEELAMGKLRFTEVGKVRVVAPQDEATVLAFGYDAWGQGTSLDEFIASYAQDRNHIRGVRYLFELPGGEIVANLNTLRFARGLIGIASLSVHLEHRRRGYGTTLVRAVMELLRLEDPQVRFMLFSEVDPKIYEKLGFNRLSSEVQLHLPSVAMATGSEPLSEQDLLFLKEYF from the coding sequence ATGTGGATTATTTATCGACACACCAAGGGGATGCTTTACCTCAAAATAGCTACGGCGCTTCATTCAGAGAGCTGTGAGCCACATGAGGTGTATCGAACGCTCTATAATAATAACCTCTCATCGCTATGGATTCGTCCCTACGAGATGTTTCATGAGGAGCTAGCTATGGGAAAGCTGCGCTTTACCGAAGTTGGCAAGGTTCGTGTGGTCGCCCCTCAAGATGAAGCTACTGTGCTAGCCTTTGGTTATGATGCGTGGGGGCAAGGGACTTCGCTTGATGAATTCATCGCCAGTTACGCACAGGATAGGAATCATATTCGTGGGGTGCGCTATCTTTTCGAACTCCCCGGTGGGGAGATCGTTGCAAACCTCAATACCCTCCGCTTCGCGCGGGGCCTCATAGGCATAGCGTCGCTTTCTGTGCATTTAGAGCACCGCAGGAGGGGCTACGGAACTACTCTGGTTCGCGCCGTAATGGAGCTCCTTCGATTAGAGGACCCGCAGGTACGCTTCATGCTCTTCTCTGAAGTTGATCCTAAGATTTATGAGAAGCTCGGCTTTAACAGGCTTTCAAGTGAGGTGCAATTGCACCTGCCCTCTGTGGCTATGGCGACCGGCTCAGAGCCTCTGAGCGAGCAAGATCTGTTGTTTTTAAAGGAGTATTTTTAG